A portion of the Scleropages formosus chromosome 15, fSclFor1.1, whole genome shotgun sequence genome contains these proteins:
- the LOC108931275 gene encoding syncoilin-like isoform X2, whose translation MWSDDYSSADSCAVQQLQYRSSMEKLGAAVAVQEDAALVGSSVAQEASPGPGFEGGLGSRFDRSADDDGSRSEDGRDDQMSRSEDGSEREAPEVHPGGSLSELGSHFERCIQEVGQLQRRRDDLVRELLRLEQPMAREVAALRAEMAEAFGQLMGVQLEQRRLREETLLVKRRLFVTTRDCIQSQVALATQQHDVAQFAITQEELQAQILQLGQEVSRLQEAQQKRLGASQLRPRFRPRAHSDLTAGRRASLELQQYLRGGMSFLQEWYEPRLLALLRRRQAGEEALRTSRELSQDLRAQLGPLREHVQKLELRRSCLEETIALMELERKENVEQCRVRRTGRQRHWTPWKRP comes from the exons ATGTGGAGTGATGACTATTCAAGTGCTGACAGCTGTGCAGTTCAGCAGTTACAGTACAGAAG CTCCATGGAGAAGCTCGGCGCCGCCGTGGCTGTGCAGGAGGACGCTGCGTTGGTGGGGAGCAGCGTAGCACAGGAGGCATCTCCAGGACCTGGGTTCGAGGGGGGCCTAGGGTCCCGGTTCGACAGGAGTGCTGACGATGACGGCTCCCGCTCTGAGGACGGCAGAGATGATCAGATGTCCCGCTCTGAGGACGGCAGTGAAAGGGAAGCCCCGGAGGTCCACCCGGGGGGCTCTCTGAGCGAACTGGGTTCCCACTTTGAGCGCTGCATCCAGGAAGTGGGGCAACTGCAGCGCCGGCGGGACGATCTGGTCCGGGAGCTGCTGCGGCTGGAGCAGCCGATGGCGCGGGAGGTTGCGGCGCTGCGTGCGGAGATGGCCGAGGCTTTCGGGCAGCTGATGGGCGTGCAGCTGGAGCAGCGGCGTCTGCGGGAGGAGACGCTCCTGGTGAAACGGAGGCTCTTCGTCACGACCCGAGACTGCATCCAGAGTCAGGTCGCCTTGGCAACGCAGCAGCACGATGTGGCCCAGTTTGCCATCACACAG GAGGAGCTCCAGGCCCAGATCCTGCAGCTCGGCCAGGAGGTGTCCCGGCTGCAGGAGGCCCAGCAGAAGCGCCTCGGAGCCTCGCAGCTCCGTCCCCGCTTCCGGCCCCGGGCCCACAGTGACCTGACCGCTGGCCGAAGAGCCTCCCTGGAGCTGCAGCAGTACCTGAGGGGGGGGATGAGCTTCCTGCAGGAGTGGTACGAACCCCGGCTGCTGGCGCTGCTGCGAAGGAGGCAGGCCGGCGAGGAGGCCCTGCGCACGAGCCGTGAGCTCTCCCAGGATCTGAGGGCCCAGCTGGGGCCCCTCAGGGAGCACGTGCAGAAGCTGGAGCTGCGGCGATCCTGTCTGGAGGAGACAATCGCTCTCAtggagctggagaggaaggagaaCGTGGAGCAGTGCAGGGTACGGAGGACAGGCCGCCA GAGACACTGGACACCCTGGAAGAGGCCTTGA
- the LOC108931282 gene encoding histone-binding protein RBBP4-like isoform X1 has protein sequence MADKEAAFDDAVEERVINEEYKIWKKNTPFLYDLVMTHALEWPSLTAQWLPDVTRPDGKDYSVHRLVLGTHTSDEQNHLVIASVQLPNDEAQFDASHYDSEKGEFGGFGSVSGKIEIEIKINHEGEVNRARYMPQNPCIIATKTPTSDVLVFDYTKHPSKPDPSGECTPDLRLRGHQKEGYGLSWNPNLSGCLLSASDDHTICLWDISAVPKEGKVVDAKTIFTGHTAVVEDVSWHLLHESLFGSVADDQKLMIWDTRSNNTSKPSHAVDAHTAEVNCLSFNPYSEFILATGSADKTVALWDLRNLKLKLHSFESHKDEIFQVQWSPHNETILASSGTDRRLNVWDLSKIGEEQSPEDAEDGPPELLFIHGGHTAKISDFSWNPNEPWVICSVSEDNIMQVWQMAENIYNDEDPEGGADTEGQS, from the exons ATGGCCGACAAAGAAG CCGCCTTCGACGACGCTGTGGAGGAGCGCGTAATCAACGAGGAGTACAAGATCTGGAAGAAGAACACACCGTTCCTGTACGACCTGGTGATGACGCATGCGCTCGAGTGGCCGAGTCTCACGGCGCAGTGGCTGCCGGACGTCACcag GCCAGACGGGAAGGACTACAGCGTTCACCGCCTGGTCCTCGGCACACACACTTCGGACGAGCAGAACCACCTGGTGATCGCCAGTGTACAGCTTCCCAACGACGAGGCGCAGTTTGATGCCTCCCACTACGACAGTGAGAAAGGAG AGTTCGGCGGCTTTGGCTCCGTGAGCGGGAAGATCGAGATCGAGATCAAGATCAACCATGAGGGCGAGGTGAACCGAGCGCGCTACATGCCCCAGAACCCCTGCATCATCGCCACCAAGACACCAACGAGCGACGTTCTGGTCTTCGACTACACCAAGCACCCATCCAAGCCAG ACCCCTCCGGCGAGTGCACCCCAGACCTTCGCCTGAGGGGACACCAGAAAGAGGGCTACGGTCTATCCTGGAACCCCAACCTAAGTGGATGCCTACTCAGCGCCTCTGATGACCAC ACCATCTGCTTGTGGGACATTAGCGCAGTGCCCAAGGAGGGGAAGGTGGTGGATGCCAAGACCATCTTCACAGGCCACACGGCTGTGGTGGAGGACGTCTCCTGGCATCTGCTGCACGAGTCGCTCTTCGGCTCCGTGGCCGACGACCAGAAGCTCATGAT CTGGGACACCCGGTCCAACAACACGTCCAAGCCCAGCCACGCAGTGGATGCCCACACCGCTGAGGTCAACTGCCTCTCCTTCAACCCGTACAGCGAGTTCATCCTGGCCACGGGTTCCGCAGACAAG ACCGTGGCCCTCTGGGATCTGCGCAACCTCAAACTGAAGCTGCACTCTTTTGAGTCCCACAAGGACGAGATCTTCCAG GTCCAGTGGTCTCCTCACAACGAAACCATCTTGGCCTCGAGCGGAACGGACCGGCGCCTCAACGTGTGGGACCTCAG TAAAATTGGGGAGGAACAGTCTCCCGAGGATGCGGAGGACGGCCCCCCTGAGCTGCTG TTCATCCACGGCGGCCACACAGCTAAGATCTCGGACTTCTCGTGGAACCCCAATGAACCGTGGGTCATCTGCTCCGTCTCTGAGGACAACATCATGCAAGTGTGGCAAATG GCGGAAAACATCTACAATGACGAGGACCCCGAGGGTGGAGCTGACACAGAGGGCCAGAGCTGA
- the zbtb8os gene encoding protein archease, whose amino-acid sequence MNDRELDLTDAQKATKAKYPAIEKKYEYLDHTADVQLHAWGNSLEEAFEQCAMAMFGYMTDTETVEPIGSMEVESEGHDLESLLFHFLDDWLFKFSADSFFIPREVKVLHIDRMRFRIRSIGWGEEFNLSKHPQGTEVKAITYSAMQIRDDDKPEIFVIIDI is encoded by the exons ATGAATGATCGAGAGCTCGATCTTACGGACGCGCAGAAGGCGACAAAGGCGAAATATCCAGCTATCGAAAAGAAGTACGAGT ATCTGGACCACACGGCCGACGTCCA GCTCCATGCCTGGGGAAACTCCCTGGAGGAGGCGTTTGAGCAGTGTGCCATGGCCATGTTCGGCTACATGACGGACACGGAGACGGTGGAGCCCATCGGCAGCATGGAGGTGGAGTCTGAGG GTCACGACCTAGAATCCCTGCTGTTCCACTTCCTTGACGACTGGCTATTCAAGTTCAGTGCCGACTCCTTCTTCATCCCGCGG GAAGTAAAAGTGCTGCATATCGACCGCATGCGGTTCCGTATCCGCTCCATTGG GTGGGGAGAAGAATTCAACCTGTCGAAACACCCCCAG GGCACCGAGGTGAAGGCCATCACTTACTCTGCCATGCAGATCCGCGATGACGACAAGCCAGAGATCTTCGTCATCATCGACATATAG
- the LOC108931264 gene encoding KH domain-containing, RNA-binding, signal transduction-associated protein 1-like — translation MENDESKYLPELLAEKDSLDASFTHAMKLLSAEIDRIQKGEVVVKKEEDETYLDLFATKNIKLKERVLIPVKQYPKFNFVGKILGPQGNTIKRLQEETGAKISVLGKGSMRDKTKEEQLRKGGEPKYAHLSMELHVFIEVFAPVPEAYLRMAHAMEEVKKFLIPDTMDEICQKQFMEMSYLNGAQDSSARGRGGPPGRGRGAPPPPSSAARGRGVPPRGAGARGGQARGGATRGATVSRGGAPAQPARGGAASRARPPAPAPRMLPLPAHGPQHPHPPAPEPYEEYTYDESYAESTYEPYDTYYNQPPQADTEYYDYGHGEAPESYESYAQDDWNGARVASTGKAPPARPTKGAYREHPYGRY, via the exons ATGGAGAACGACGAGAGCAAGTACCTGCCCGAGCTGCTGGCCGAGAAGGACAGTCTGGACGCGTCCTTCACCCACGCCATGAAGCTCCTCTCCGcag AGATTGACAGGATACAGAAAggggaggtggtggtgaagaaggaggaggacgagACGTACCTGGACCTGTTTGCCACGAAGAACATCAAGCTCAAGGAAAGGGTCCTCATCCCAGTCAAGCAGTACCCAAAG TTCAACTTTGTGGGGAAGATCCTGGGCCCCCAAGGCAACACCATAAAGCGGTTGCAGGAGGAGACTGGGGCCAAGATCTCGGTCCTCGGAAAGGGCTCCATGCGTGACAAGACCAAG GAAGAGCAGCTCCGCAAGGGGGGCGAACCCAAGTATGCCCACCTGTCCATGGAGCTGCACGTGTTCATCGAGGTGTTTGCACCTGTGCCCGAAGCATACCTGCGAATGGCCCACGCCATGGAGGAGGTCAAGAAGTTCCTTATTCCA GACACGATGGATGAGATTTGCCAGAAGCAGTTCATGGAGATGAGCTATCTGAACGGGGCCCAGGACTCCAGCGCCAGGGGCCGGGGGGGACCTCCAGGCAGGGGCCGAGGAGCACCTCCCCCACCCTCGTCCGCAGCACG GGGCAGAGGTGTGCCGCCTCGTGGAGCGGGGGCCCGAGGGGGTCAGGCGAGGGGGGGGGCGACCAGGGGAGCAACAGTCAGCAGAGGTGGAGCGCCAGCCCAGCCGGCCAGGGGCGGAGCTGCCAGCAGGGCCCGCCCCCCAGCACCAGCCCCGAGGATGCTTCCCCTCCCTGCTCATGGcccccagcacccccacccaccagccCCAGAGCCGTACGAGGAATAC ACTTACGATGAGAGCTACGCGGAGTCGACGTACGAGCCGTACGACACCTACTACAACCAGCCCCCCCAGGC GGATACGGAGTACTATGACTATGGCCACGGAGAGGCCCCGGAATCGTACGAATCCTACG CTCAGGATGACTGGAATGGGGCGCGTGTGGCGAGCACCGGCAAGGCCCCCCCAGCGAGACCCACCAAAGGGGCATACAGAGAGCATCCGTACGGACGATACTGA
- the LOC108931282 gene encoding histone-binding protein RBBP4-like isoform X2, translating into MTHALEWPSLTAQWLPDVTRPDGKDYSVHRLVLGTHTSDEQNHLVIASVQLPNDEAQFDASHYDSEKGEFGGFGSVSGKIEIEIKINHEGEVNRARYMPQNPCIIATKTPTSDVLVFDYTKHPSKPDPSGECTPDLRLRGHQKEGYGLSWNPNLSGCLLSASDDHTICLWDISAVPKEGKVVDAKTIFTGHTAVVEDVSWHLLHESLFGSVADDQKLMIWDTRSNNTSKPSHAVDAHTAEVNCLSFNPYSEFILATGSADKTVALWDLRNLKLKLHSFESHKDEIFQVQWSPHNETILASSGTDRRLNVWDLSKIGEEQSPEDAEDGPPELLFIHGGHTAKISDFSWNPNEPWVICSVSEDNIMQVWQMAENIYNDEDPEGGADTEGQS; encoded by the exons ATGACGCATGCGCTCGAGTGGCCGAGTCTCACGGCGCAGTGGCTGCCGGACGTCACcag GCCAGACGGGAAGGACTACAGCGTTCACCGCCTGGTCCTCGGCACACACACTTCGGACGAGCAGAACCACCTGGTGATCGCCAGTGTACAGCTTCCCAACGACGAGGCGCAGTTTGATGCCTCCCACTACGACAGTGAGAAAGGAG AGTTCGGCGGCTTTGGCTCCGTGAGCGGGAAGATCGAGATCGAGATCAAGATCAACCATGAGGGCGAGGTGAACCGAGCGCGCTACATGCCCCAGAACCCCTGCATCATCGCCACCAAGACACCAACGAGCGACGTTCTGGTCTTCGACTACACCAAGCACCCATCCAAGCCAG ACCCCTCCGGCGAGTGCACCCCAGACCTTCGCCTGAGGGGACACCAGAAAGAGGGCTACGGTCTATCCTGGAACCCCAACCTAAGTGGATGCCTACTCAGCGCCTCTGATGACCAC ACCATCTGCTTGTGGGACATTAGCGCAGTGCCCAAGGAGGGGAAGGTGGTGGATGCCAAGACCATCTTCACAGGCCACACGGCTGTGGTGGAGGACGTCTCCTGGCATCTGCTGCACGAGTCGCTCTTCGGCTCCGTGGCCGACGACCAGAAGCTCATGAT CTGGGACACCCGGTCCAACAACACGTCCAAGCCCAGCCACGCAGTGGATGCCCACACCGCTGAGGTCAACTGCCTCTCCTTCAACCCGTACAGCGAGTTCATCCTGGCCACGGGTTCCGCAGACAAG ACCGTGGCCCTCTGGGATCTGCGCAACCTCAAACTGAAGCTGCACTCTTTTGAGTCCCACAAGGACGAGATCTTCCAG GTCCAGTGGTCTCCTCACAACGAAACCATCTTGGCCTCGAGCGGAACGGACCGGCGCCTCAACGTGTGGGACCTCAG TAAAATTGGGGAGGAACAGTCTCCCGAGGATGCGGAGGACGGCCCCCCTGAGCTGCTG TTCATCCACGGCGGCCACACAGCTAAGATCTCGGACTTCTCGTGGAACCCCAATGAACCGTGGGTCATCTGCTCCGTCTCTGAGGACAACATCATGCAAGTGTGGCAAATG GCGGAAAACATCTACAATGACGAGGACCCCGAGGGTGGAGCTGACACAGAGGGCCAGAGCTGA
- the LOC108931298 gene encoding uncharacterized protein LOC108931298, giving the protein MSSPVPSLLLSLLILLNSERAKPGAQETLSKAHLTVNHTDVSIADSVTLRCEGAQPESLSGSHCYFFASNKSLNEVPLECRSSFTGDQLIGGSLGAAKQVDLQCSFALGSHPSQLSAPVSVTVHALMKPSISVSTSESQVQILCEAPSRITAAELLFFLYDEGNNQIDVKKAAAAERSATFRVVYNASGVQYCCSYQYKRINSPLSDCVGEEQTQPGGTQIAVGVATAVGVALLAVTAVCQCVRRRKAAPASRRAAGAPSKDPAQAAAGSRGQGTHGDDDGMSATSRHSIPALPPPCDLTYSAIRHQDSASKQPAQRIEDVVVYSSVNTH; this is encoded by the exons ATGTCTTCACCGGTTCcttctctgctgctctctctGCTCATCCTTCTCAACA GTGAACGTGCAAAGCCTGGAGCTCAAG AAACCCTGTCAAAGGCCCATCTGACAGTGAATCATACAGACGTCTCTATCGCTGACTCTGTGACCCTTCGGTGTGAAGGAGCTCAGCCTGAGTCCCTCTCTGGATCTCACTGCTATTTCTTCGCCAGCAATAAAAGCCTGAACGAGGTTCCTTTAGAGTGTCGGAGCTCATTCACTGGAGATCAGCTGATCGGCGGGAGTCTCGGTGCAGCCAAACAGGTGGACCTGCAGTGCTCCTTCGCTCTCGGGAGTCACCCGTCCCAACTCAGCGCTCCGGTCTCAGTCACGGTGCACG CTCTTATGAAGCCCAGCATCTCAGTCAGCACGAGTGAGTCACAGGTACAGATTCTCTGTGAAGCTCCTTCGCGCATCACTGCCGCCGAGTTGCTCTTCTTCCTGTACGACGAGGGAAATAATCAAATTGATGTGAaaaaagctgcagcagcagagcgaTCAGCCACATTCCGCGTTGTTTACAACGCCTCCGGTGTACAATACTGCTGTTCCTACCAGTACAAACGGATCAACTCTCCGCTCAGCGACTGTGTCGGAGAAGAGCAAACGCAACCAG GAGGGACACAAATTGCGGTGGGCGTGGCTACTGCGGTGGGCGTGGCCCTGCTTGCAGTGAcagctgtgtgccagtgtgtgaGACGCA GAAAAGCTGCGCCAGCCAG ccgCAGGGCTGCCGGGGCACCCAGCAAAGACCCCGCAC AGGCTGCTGCAGGTTCAAGAGGACAGGGGACACATGGAGATGATGATGGGATGAGTGCCACCAGTCGCCACAGCATTCCCGCTCTGCCG CCCCCTTGTGATCTGACCTACTCGGCTATCCGTCATCAAGACTCCGCCTCCAAACAGCCAGCGCAGCGCATCGAGGACGTCGTCGTGTACAGCAGTGTGAACACGCACTGA
- the LOC108931275 gene encoding syncoilin-like isoform X1, whose protein sequence is MWSDDYSSADSCAVQQLQYRSSMEKLGAAVAVQEDAALVGSSVAQEASPGPGFEGGLGSRFDRSADDDGSRSEDGRDDQMSRSEDGSEREAPEVHPGGSLSELGSHFERCIQEVGQLQRRRDDLVRELLRLEQPMAREVAALRAEMAEAFGQLMGVQLEQRRLREETLLVKRRLFVTTRDCIQSQVALATQQHDVAQFAITQEELQAQILQLGQEVSRLQEAQQKRLGASQLRPRFRPRAHSDLTAGRRASLELQQYLRGGMSFLQEWYEPRLLALLRRRQAGEEALRTSRELSQDLRAQLGPLREHVQKLELRRSCLEETIALMELERKENVEQCRETLDTLEEALRHLRTELQVQRRRNKKLETTNSRLEQEAEAYRGFIESLGRTEHPGEQELGGTHGTG, encoded by the exons ATGTGGAGTGATGACTATTCAAGTGCTGACAGCTGTGCAGTTCAGCAGTTACAGTACAGAAG CTCCATGGAGAAGCTCGGCGCCGCCGTGGCTGTGCAGGAGGACGCTGCGTTGGTGGGGAGCAGCGTAGCACAGGAGGCATCTCCAGGACCTGGGTTCGAGGGGGGCCTAGGGTCCCGGTTCGACAGGAGTGCTGACGATGACGGCTCCCGCTCTGAGGACGGCAGAGATGATCAGATGTCCCGCTCTGAGGACGGCAGTGAAAGGGAAGCCCCGGAGGTCCACCCGGGGGGCTCTCTGAGCGAACTGGGTTCCCACTTTGAGCGCTGCATCCAGGAAGTGGGGCAACTGCAGCGCCGGCGGGACGATCTGGTCCGGGAGCTGCTGCGGCTGGAGCAGCCGATGGCGCGGGAGGTTGCGGCGCTGCGTGCGGAGATGGCCGAGGCTTTCGGGCAGCTGATGGGCGTGCAGCTGGAGCAGCGGCGTCTGCGGGAGGAGACGCTCCTGGTGAAACGGAGGCTCTTCGTCACGACCCGAGACTGCATCCAGAGTCAGGTCGCCTTGGCAACGCAGCAGCACGATGTGGCCCAGTTTGCCATCACACAG GAGGAGCTCCAGGCCCAGATCCTGCAGCTCGGCCAGGAGGTGTCCCGGCTGCAGGAGGCCCAGCAGAAGCGCCTCGGAGCCTCGCAGCTCCGTCCCCGCTTCCGGCCCCGGGCCCACAGTGACCTGACCGCTGGCCGAAGAGCCTCCCTGGAGCTGCAGCAGTACCTGAGGGGGGGGATGAGCTTCCTGCAGGAGTGGTACGAACCCCGGCTGCTGGCGCTGCTGCGAAGGAGGCAGGCCGGCGAGGAGGCCCTGCGCACGAGCCGTGAGCTCTCCCAGGATCTGAGGGCCCAGCTGGGGCCCCTCAGGGAGCACGTGCAGAAGCTGGAGCTGCGGCGATCCTGTCTGGAGGAGACAATCGCTCTCAtggagctggagaggaaggagaaCGTGGAGCAGTGCAGG GAGACACTGGACACCCTGGAAGAGGCCTTGAGACATCTGAGGACAGAGCTTCAGGTGCAGAGGAGGAGAAACAAGAAGCTGGAGACCACGAACAGCAgactggagcaggaggcagAGGCCTACAG GGGCTTCATCGAGAGTCTCGGGAGGACGGAGCACCCGGGCGAGCAGGAGCTCGGCGGGACCCACGGAACCGGCTGA